One part of the Bacteroidia bacterium genome encodes these proteins:
- a CDS encoding zinc-binding alcohol dehydrogenase family protein — translation MKAIRLDKPFDFHLIETAEPKGPMPDEIIAKVHRIGICGTDLHAFTGNQPFFSYPRILGHELGVEILEKGSEVNHLQIGDKCTLEPYRNLTNDQAVRNGKPNCGEQIRVFGVHEDGGMQEYIKYKASNLHPSPLLDYDQLALVEPLGIGFHAVNRAQLHADDLVLVIGAGPIGLGTMEAVKLKGCKFIAMDINHERLEVCQKHLSPTACVLANQDQTEEAIREAFEGDLPTVIFDATGNKSSMENSLKYAAHGGKIVFIGLFQGEFSFHDPYFHKKELSLLASRNALASDFKEIIQHMESGKLDVSYWISQVVDFEQMPQLFPQWTQSPKGIIKSVLKFS, via the coding sequence ATGAAAGCTATACGGCTAGACAAACCCTTCGACTTCCATTTGATAGAAACAGCAGAACCTAAAGGCCCGATGCCAGATGAGATCATTGCCAAAGTTCATCGAATTGGAATCTGTGGAACAGATTTGCATGCATTTACCGGAAATCAACCTTTCTTTTCCTATCCGAGAATATTGGGTCATGAATTGGGAGTGGAGATTTTGGAAAAGGGTAGCGAAGTAAATCATCTGCAAATTGGAGATAAATGCACGCTCGAACCTTATCGAAATTTGACAAATGATCAGGCAGTTCGAAATGGAAAGCCCAATTGTGGAGAGCAGATTCGAGTATTTGGAGTGCATGAAGACGGAGGCATGCAGGAATACATCAAGTACAAAGCCAGTAATTTGCATCCTTCCCCCCTACTCGACTATGATCAATTAGCTCTGGTAGAACCTCTAGGAATAGGATTTCACGCTGTAAACAGAGCACAATTGCATGCAGATGATTTGGTGCTTGTTATAGGAGCCGGTCCCATTGGATTAGGGACTATGGAAGCGGTAAAACTGAAGGGCTGCAAATTTATCGCTATGGATATAAATCATGAGCGCCTGGAAGTATGTCAAAAACATTTGTCTCCTACGGCCTGTGTTCTTGCCAATCAGGATCAAACAGAAGAAGCAATCAGAGAAGCTTTTGAGGGAGATCTCCCAACAGTCATTTTTGATGCGACGGGAAATAAGTCATCTATGGAAAACTCCCTGAAATATGCAGCCCATGGAGGGAAGATCGTTTTCATTGGTTTGTTTCAAGGAGAATTCAGTTTTCATGATCCCTATTTCCATAAAAAAGAATTGAGCTTGCTCGCCAGCCGGAATGCTTTGGCCAGCGATTTCAAGGAAATAATTCAGCATATGGAATCCGGCAAACTGGATGTGTCTTATTGGATCAGCCAAGTCGTTGATTTTGAACAAATGCCCCAACTTTTTCCTCAATGGACCCAATCCCCAAAGGGAATCATCAAAAGTGTACTAAAATTTTCATAA